ATTTATACAGGTCCTGCATCTAAGCCACACCCAGGTCAAGGTTCTTCTTGGTTCCACGAAGGTCTTAACCAACAACTTGGTGCTACTGTTAACATGAACTTAGGTCAAGTAACTATTTGGGATGACAACTTTGATGTTGTACGTCAAATTCCTATCGGAGGCGGTGGTTTATTCATCGGTACATCTGAGCATACTCCTTTCCTATGGGCAGATAATGTATTAGGTAGTTCTGCTGTTTGGAATCAAGTTCACTTAATTAATAAGCAAACTTTAGAATTAGACAGAATTATTACTGTTGGTACTAGTAAAGGTACAGTTACAGACCCTGTAACTCACAAAACTCTTTATAGCTGGAATGTTCCAACTGTAAAAGGTAAAGACGGTAAAGCTGTAACTCCTCGTATTTTACACGCAGAGCCTGCAAATCACGGTCACTGGACTATGATTTCTGAGTGGAATACTGGTCGTATCGGTATTTATGAAGCTAAAACTGGTAAATTTGTTAAATATATCAAAGGTTTAACAACTCCTACTTTTACTTACTCTATCGAGCATAGACAAACTATTCCAGGTGCTTAATAGCACTTTTCTCTCCTTTTGGAGAGAAACCTCTTCACTTTAAAAAATCATATATTGTTTCAAAATGACAAACTTCATTTAAAATCTATAAAAAATTGACAAATGTTGTCAAAATTGATTAAAATCAACAAATATTCTGTAATAATAAGATATTCTTTAATTATATAATTAATAATAAATCCTTTTTATGGATTAAGAATAAGATAGGAAAAAATATGAAAAAAATTGTTGTAATATTAATCATGTTATCTTCGTTACTGTATTCAAAAGATTTAGACGGTAAAAAATTATTTGAGACCCATTGCTGGGGTTGTCATCATCAAACAGCAGTAGCTTTTGGACCTCCGTTTAATGAAATTGCTTCTAAAAGAACTAAAGAAGAAATTCAAGCCTATATAATAAGTCCGGAATCCATGTATAAATCATTTGGTTATAAAAGAACGGTAATGACGCAGTTTAATCTTAGCGATGCAGAAGTAGAATCGTTAAGCAACTATATTCTTTCTTATAAAGGTAAATAATGTTTAGATTAACAAACTTGATAAAATCGGTGGTAGAAGATCAAAGTCCCAGAGTTTTAGACGGTGCAATAGCAATATGGAACTTTACAAACAGATGTAATCTTTCATGTTTGCACTGTTACTCGAAATCAACTTTAGATGAAGTTGATACTTTGACTACGCCACAGATTAAAAAAACGATTTTAGAAATGAAAGAAAACGGGATTAAATTCATTATATTTTCCGGCGGCGAACCTTTAACTAGAAAAGATTTGTTTGAAATAGCTGATTTTTGTAAGGAAAACGAAATTATTACATATCTATCCAGTAACGGATTATATTTTACAAAATCAAATATTCAAAAAATCGTAGATACTTTTAATTATGTGGGCGTATCGATTGACGGAGATGAAGAGACACATGATTATTTTCGTGGTTTAAAAGGTGCATTTAAAGAAACTTTAAAAGCTGTTAAACTAGCTAATTCAACAGGCTCAAAAGTCGGTATCCGTTTTACTATGACAAAAGATACTATAGGTTCACTTGAATATATCTTTGATATGGTTGAGAAAGAGAATATACCAAAAATATATATATCGCATCTAGTTTATTCGGGACGCGGATTAGATAACCTGAAAATGGATTTAACAAAAGAGCAAAGAAGAGAAGCAGTTGATTTTATATTAGATAAGGCATTTCAGTATCACAAAGAGGGACGTGATATTGAAATAGTTACCGGAAATATGGAGATGGATGCAGTCGTGTTCTTAGAGAGATTTGCAAATGAGTATCCAGATTTAAAAGAGAAAATGAGAGAGCGTCTTGTTTCATGGGGCGGAAATTCTGCAGGTAGAAAACTATTAAATATAAATAGTGAGGGTGATGTTAGACCTGATCCGTTTTTCCCGATAACTATAGGAAATATAATAGAGCAAAATTTTAGTGATATTTGGCAAAAAGGAGAATTGTTAGAACAGTTAAGAAAGCATCCAAGAAAACAGATTAGCGGTATATGCAGTGATTGTGAACAGATAGATATCTGTAACGGAGGAAGTCGTGCTCGAGCTTATGCAATAACAGGAGATTTATGGAGTGAAGACCCATCATGTTATTTAACAAAAGAAGAAAGAAGGAGATAGTATTATGATAAAAAAAATATTTTACACAGTGACTTTGGTCTCATCGTTATTAATAAGTGCCGAGGCACAGAGTATTAACCCTATTAAAGCTATGCTTAAGACGGATGAGAAAATTTTTGTGGTTGAGAGAGAAAGTGAATCATTAGCTGTAATTGAAAACGGCATACCTTCAGGACATATAAAAGGTATGCATAATATGAATCACGGTGTCGTTAAATTTGTCGGTAAAGACGGATACGTAATAAGCCGAGACGGATATGTAGTTAAGTTTGATCCGGAGAGTGAAAAAATTTTAGCAGAGCGTAAAACAAGTGAGAGTGCTATAGGTTTTACGATAAATGAAAACTATTTAGCGGTTGCAAACTATGCAAAAAAAAGTGTAGATATACTTGACCGTGATTTAAACCCATTGCAGTCTTTTAATACAGGTAGTAAAAACGTAGGTATAAAAATATATAAAAACTATCTTATCTTTTCTCAAATGGATAATGACAAGATTACTGTGCTAAAAGATACCAATGAAGGAAAAGGAAAACCGAATTTTGTTATTCATAAAGAGTTTGAAGATGTAGGTGTGATGCCTTTTGATGCGATGATAAAAGATAATAACTTTATAACTGGTTTTTTCCAAAGTGAGCATTTTGGCGTAGTTGACTTAGATACTATGAAATATTCAAAAATAAAAATAATGTTAGAAGACAGAAAACCTGTTTTAAAAGTACCTCACTTCGGGTTTTGGTCAATTGGCGGAGGGTATGTATTTATCCCTGCAGTCGGTAATAACAAAGTTATGGTATATACACCTGATTTTAAGCATGTTAAAAATATAGAAACTGAAGGACTTCCTGTATTTACTTCATTGTCTCCTGATAAAAAATATTTAGCCGTAACTTTTAGCGGGAAAAAATTTCCGGTAATTCAGATTATAGATACAAAAACATTAAAAATTATCAAAAGATTTGAGTTTGACGGAAAAGTTCTACATTTAAGATGGTCAAAAGCTAAACCGAACTTATATGTATCAGTAAACGATACAAATAAAATAGCTGTTTTAAATACTGACGGTTGGTGGTTAAGCAGAGAGATATTCCAAATTAAAAAACCATCGGGTATATTTATTTATGAAGGAAAAAAATAATGGGTAACGTGTATTTGACAGGGGCAGGTCCCGGTGATGTAGAGCTTTTAACTCTTAAAGCTGCTCGTGTGATTAAAGAAGCGGATGTAATAATATACGATCGTTTAGCCAATCCGGATATCTTAGAGATGTCCAAAGACGGCTGTGAGTTCGTTTATGTCGGAAAAGAGGATGGTCGTCATATCATGCCTCAAGACGATATAAACGAAGTGATATATCAAAACGCCCTAAAACATGAAAATGTTGTTAGGTTAAAAGGGGGTGACCCTTTTGTATTTGGTCGTGGGGGAGAAGAAGCGGCATACCTACAAGAAAGAGGAATCGGATTTGAGATAATTCCAGGTATTACATCGGCTATATCAGCTCCTGCATATGCGGGGATTCCTGTTACGCATCGCGGAGTTGCGGTTAGTTTCAGAGTAGTTACGGGGCATGAGTCACCAAATAAAAAAGTTTCACAGATTCCATGGGAGAATTTCCGTACGGATGACACTATTGTATTTTTGATGGGACTTCATAACTTGCCAAAAATTACTAAAAAACTTAAAGAGGTAGGAAAAGAGGGGAGTTTCCCTTGTGCCGTTATATCAAAAGGTACTACTAAGGAGCAGTCGGTTGTAGTAGGTACACTAGATACTATAATTGACTTAGCTAAAGATGTTCCGACACCGGCACTTATCGTTGTTGGAAAAGTAGTTGAATTACGTAAACAGTTAGAATGGTTTAAGGGTGAAGAAGCATAATTATAATGAAGCTATTGAGATAGCCTCAAATATTTTTTGGGTCGGGATGCAGTTAAAAAACGACCCGTTTCAATGTCATCCGTATCTTATAAAAAATCAAGATGAATCTATACTGGTAGATCCCGGTTCTATGCTTGAATTTTCTGAGACTGTAAGAAAAGTTAAATCGCTTGTAGATATAAAAGATATAAAATATATCAT
The genomic region above belongs to Sulfurimonas lithotrophica and contains:
- a CDS encoding c-type cytochrome, giving the protein MKKIVVILIMLSSLLYSKDLDGKKLFETHCWGCHHQTAVAFGPPFNEIASKRTKEEIQAYIISPESMYKSFGYKRTVMTQFNLSDAEVESLSNYILSYKGK
- a CDS encoding radical SAM/SPASM domain-containing protein, with protein sequence MFRLTNLIKSVVEDQSPRVLDGAIAIWNFTNRCNLSCLHCYSKSTLDEVDTLTTPQIKKTILEMKENGIKFIIFSGGEPLTRKDLFEIADFCKENEIITYLSSNGLYFTKSNIQKIVDTFNYVGVSIDGDEETHDYFRGLKGAFKETLKAVKLANSTGSKVGIRFTMTKDTIGSLEYIFDMVEKENIPKIYISHLVYSGRGLDNLKMDLTKEQRREAVDFILDKAFQYHKEGRDIEIVTGNMEMDAVVFLERFANEYPDLKEKMRERLVSWGGNSAGRKLLNINSEGDVRPDPFFPITIGNIIEQNFSDIWQKGELLEQLRKHPRKQISGICSDCEQIDICNGGSRARAYAITGDLWSEDPSCYLTKEERRR
- a CDS encoding cytochrome D1 domain-containing protein, whose translation is MIKKIFYTVTLVSSLLISAEAQSINPIKAMLKTDEKIFVVERESESLAVIENGIPSGHIKGMHNMNHGVVKFVGKDGYVISRDGYVVKFDPESEKILAERKTSESAIGFTINENYLAVANYAKKSVDILDRDLNPLQSFNTGSKNVGIKIYKNYLIFSQMDNDKITVLKDTNEGKGKPNFVIHKEFEDVGVMPFDAMIKDNNFITGFFQSEHFGVVDLDTMKYSKIKIMLEDRKPVLKVPHFGFWSIGGGYVFIPAVGNNKVMVYTPDFKHVKNIETEGLPVFTSLSPDKKYLAVTFSGKKFPVIQIIDTKTLKIIKRFEFDGKVLHLRWSKAKPNLYVSVNDTNKIAVLNTDGWWLSREIFQIKKPSGIFIYEGKK
- the cobA gene encoding uroporphyrinogen-III C-methyltransferase, with amino-acid sequence MGNVYLTGAGPGDVELLTLKAARVIKEADVIIYDRLANPDILEMSKDGCEFVYVGKEDGRHIMPQDDINEVIYQNALKHENVVRLKGGDPFVFGRGGEEAAYLQERGIGFEIIPGITSAISAPAYAGIPVTHRGVAVSFRVVTGHESPNKKVSQIPWENFRTDDTIVFLMGLHNLPKITKKLKEVGKEGSFPCAVISKGTTKEQSVVVGTLDTIIDLAKDVPTPALIVVGKVVELRKQLEWFKGEEA